From a region of the Methylocystis hirsuta genome:
- the lptG gene encoding LPS export ABC transporter permease LptG: MIGATITRYFALRFMRTILAIFFTIFCLMFVVVFVEMLRRASDNPQAGAATVALMTAMRVPAAAEMILPFAVLFGSMATFVDLTRKLELIVARAAGMSVWQFIAPPALTALLIGVVSVAIYNPLSASMKQRSEQMEWDLFGVPGSLRIDHGVWLRQHGVDGLAIMHAMNSSNGGSELAGVSVNIYAARGGFLERVEARHARLEPGVWVLENAQVSLPGEPARSVGSYMLATDLTPEQVAAATTPPQGTPFWSLPEMTARTAEAGLDATGYRLQFQTLLARPLLLVAMVLVAASFSLRFFRFGGVARTLSGGVAAGFVLYIVTKVLSDLGGAGMISPVVAAWSPALVGSMLGTVILLYSEDG, from the coding sequence ATGATCGGGGCGACGATCACGCGCTATTTTGCGCTGCGGTTTATGCGCACGATTCTGGCGATCTTTTTTACGATTTTCTGCCTGATGTTCGTCGTGGTGTTCGTCGAGATGCTGCGGCGCGCCAGCGACAATCCGCAGGCCGGCGCGGCGACCGTCGCGCTGATGACGGCGATGCGGGTTCCGGCGGCCGCCGAAATGATCCTGCCCTTCGCCGTTCTCTTCGGATCGATGGCGACCTTCGTCGACCTCACCAGGAAGCTTGAATTGATCGTCGCCCGCGCCGCCGGCATGTCGGTTTGGCAGTTCATTGCGCCGCCGGCGCTCACCGCCCTGCTCATCGGGGTTGTGTCCGTGGCGATTTACAACCCGCTCTCGGCTTCGATGAAACAGCGCTCAGAACAAATGGAGTGGGATCTTTTCGGCGTGCCCGGCAGTTTGCGCATCGACCACGGCGTCTGGCTGCGCCAGCACGGCGTCGACGGCCTCGCCATCATGCACGCCATGAACTCCTCGAATGGCGGCTCGGAGCTCGCGGGGGTCAGCGTCAACATTTACGCGGCGCGCGGCGGTTTCCTGGAACGGGTCGAAGCGCGTCACGCGCGACTCGAGCCCGGAGTCTGGGTGCTCGAAAACGCGCAGGTCAGCCTGCCCGGAGAGCCGGCGCGCAGCGTCGGTTCTTACATGCTCGCCACCGACCTGACGCCCGAGCAGGTGGCGGCGGCGACGACGCCGCCACAAGGCACGCCGTTCTGGTCGCTGCCGGAAATGACGGCGCGCACCGCCGAAGCGGGTCTCGACGCGACCGGCTATCGGCTGCAGTTTCAGACGCTTCTTGCGCGACCGCTGCTGCTCGTCGCGATGGTTCTCGTCGCCGCTTCCTTTTCATTAAGATTCTTTCGATTTGGCGGGGTCGCAAGAACCCTTTCGGGTGGCGTGGCCGCAGGCTTCGTGCTTTACATCGTTACTAAAGTCCTCTCGGATCTCGGCGGCGCAGGCATGATCAGCCCTGTGGTGGCCGCATGGTCGCCTGCGCTTGTCGGGAGCATGTTGGGCACGGTCATTTTGCTCTATTCGGAGGACGGCTGA
- a CDS encoding leucyl aminopeptidase, producing the protein MLVNAKYELQPFDAAEALLRQPEDAARPRTLVVFVGRDLAMGERAASVLKDAAAHLSRAAAAAKFKGKSGTSLEILAAPGAPASRVILMGVGAGDETGGEGGEAAKPFEDFFALGGQTAAKMGPGARAVVLFDLPEGISAAHDSVGQFALGGWLRAYKFDHYKTKKKDEAEREGPMEVVVALADPDSHSAAMSDGGHLADAVMLARTLVNEPANVLTPPEFARRASELMKLGVEVEVLDEKAMSELGMRALLGVGQGSEAGIRLVVLRWSGGAEGAAPLAFVGKGVVFDSGGISIKPAASMEDMKGDMAGAAAVTGAMYAIAARKAKANVVGVLGLVENMPDGKAQRPGDIVKSMSGQTIEIVNTDAEGRLVLADALTYVIENHKPAAVIDLATLTGAILVALGQEYGGLFSNNDELADRLTKAGNHIGEKLWRMPMGPAYDKLIDSKFADMKNTGGRHAGSITAAHFLQRFVGKTPWAHLDIAGTGMGSPMSDTNQSWGAGWGVRLLDRLVRDYYEG; encoded by the coding sequence ATGCTCGTCAACGCCAAATATGAACTCCAGCCATTCGACGCCGCCGAAGCGCTGCTGCGCCAGCCCGAGGACGCCGCGCGCCCGCGAACGCTCGTCGTTTTCGTGGGCCGCGATCTCGCCATGGGCGAGCGCGCCGCCAGCGTGCTCAAGGATGCGGCCGCGCATCTTTCGCGCGCCGCCGCAGCGGCGAAATTCAAGGGCAAGTCGGGAACGTCGCTCGAAATTCTGGCGGCGCCCGGCGCGCCCGCCAGCAGAGTGATACTGATGGGCGTCGGCGCCGGGGACGAGACCGGGGGAGAGGGCGGCGAAGCCGCCAAGCCCTTCGAGGACTTCTTCGCGCTTGGCGGACAAACCGCGGCGAAAATGGGTCCGGGGGCGCGGGCGGTCGTGCTGTTCGACCTGCCGGAAGGGATTTCCGCCGCTCACGACTCGGTCGGCCAATTTGCGCTCGGCGGCTGGCTGCGCGCCTACAAATTCGACCATTACAAGACAAAGAAGAAGGACGAGGCCGAGCGCGAAGGGCCGATGGAGGTCGTCGTCGCCCTGGCCGATCCGGACAGCCATAGCGCCGCGATGTCGGATGGCGGCCATTTGGCGGACGCCGTCATGCTCGCAAGAACTCTCGTCAATGAGCCGGCGAACGTCCTGACTCCGCCCGAATTCGCCCGCCGCGCGTCGGAGCTGATGAAGCTCGGCGTCGAGGTCGAGGTCCTCGACGAAAAGGCGATGTCCGAACTCGGGATGCGGGCGCTGCTCGGCGTTGGGCAGGGGTCTGAGGCGGGGATCCGGCTCGTCGTGCTGCGTTGGAGCGGCGGCGCCGAGGGCGCGGCGCCGCTCGCCTTCGTCGGCAAGGGCGTCGTTTTCGACTCCGGCGGCATTTCCATCAAGCCCGCCGCCTCGATGGAGGACATGAAGGGCGACATGGCCGGCGCCGCCGCCGTGACCGGGGCCATGTACGCGATCGCCGCGCGCAAGGCGAAGGCCAATGTCGTCGGCGTGCTCGGCCTCGTCGAGAACATGCCGGACGGCAAGGCGCAGCGGCCGGGCGACATCGTCAAATCCATGTCGGGCCAGACGATCGAGATCGTGAACACCGACGCCGAAGGTCGGCTCGTACTCGCCGACGCGCTGACATACGTCATCGAGAACCATAAGCCCGCCGCGGTCATCGATCTGGCGACGCTCACCGGCGCCATTCTCGTCGCCCTGGGACAGGAATATGGCGGGTTGTTCTCGAACAATGACGAGCTTGCCGATCGCCTGACCAAAGCCGGGAACCACATCGGCGAAAAGCTGTGGCGCATGCCGATGGGTCCAGCCTACGACAAGCTGATCGATTCGAAGTTCGCCGATATGAAGAACACCGGCGGCCGCCATGCCGGCTCGATCACCGCCGCGCATTTCCTGCAGCGTTTCGTCGGCAAAACGCCCTGGGCGCATCTCGACATCGCCGGCACGGGCATGGGCTCGCCGATGAGCGACACCAACCAGAGCTGGGGCGCCGGCTGGGGCGTGCGGCTGCTCGACCGGCTGGTGCGCGACTATTACGAGGGGTAG
- a CDS encoding DUF4383 domain-containing protein, translating into MIESRWNADFIATILGVVFVAVGLLGFVPNPLVYDGGYFHVNAAHNFVHIITGALLLLSPYFGVPVLMIRTVAILYAAIAILGFIAPNVAEFGGLVAMNRADHWLHAVLAVVLLAIGFTKPMERSVTTAHM; encoded by the coding sequence ATGATCGAATCTCGATGGAACGCCGATTTCATCGCGACCATACTCGGCGTCGTATTCGTGGCGGTCGGCCTGCTGGGCTTCGTCCCCAATCCGCTCGTCTACGACGGCGGCTACTTCCATGTGAATGCCGCCCATAACTTCGTGCACATCATCACCGGAGCGCTTTTGCTGCTCAGCCCCTATTTCGGCGTCCCGGTCCTCATGATTCGCACAGTGGCCATCCTCTACGCAGCGATCGCCATCCTGGGCTTCATCGCGCCGAACGTCGCCGAGTTCGGCGGGCTGGTCGCGATGAACCGCGCCGACCACTGGCTGCATGCAGTCCTGGCTGTCGTCCTGCTCGCGATCGGCTTTACGAAGCCCATGGAACGATCGGTCACCACGGCCCATATGTAA
- a CDS encoding BON domain-containing protein has product MTGMDTVGLRDAVREALDKSPLADAKSISVEIVEGEVVLKGSVASAAEWMEAEYAASTASSPLKVKNALTISVIWEAPKDDVYQAGLESFPASDPPSWTPGET; this is encoded by the coding sequence ATGACCGGTATGGACACAGTGGGGCTTCGCGACGCCGTCCGCGAGGCCCTCGACAAAAGCCCTCTGGCGGACGCCAAGTCGATCTCGGTCGAGATCGTAGAGGGAGAAGTCGTGTTGAAGGGCTCCGTCGCCTCGGCGGCTGAATGGATGGAGGCGGAATACGCCGCTTCAACGGCCTCTTCGCCCCTCAAAGTCAAAAACGCCCTGACCATCAGCGTGATTTGGGAGGCGCCGAAAGACGACGTCTACCAGGCCGGGCTCGAATCTTTTCCGGCAAGCGATCCGCCCTCCTGGACGCCGGGCGAGACGTAG
- a CDS encoding 3'-5' exonuclease, with amino-acid sequence MRPFISYSIQELERLFAESFDRVDALQRLQAELAHRKVPRAKSLAVKVSERLCSLGFGDSETNHSDSVHQNGTINKRRSRQKPSIRPTPEQLACLERFQSGESFKIAAFAGMGKTSTLRLLAESTPRRGIYLAFNKAAASEAAGSFPHTTNCLTTSALAYRAMSRDYSHQKLTDHMNANKLAEILNFRDVRIGQSDLMKSRSLAALVQKTLRNFMYSDSDLIQIDHVPRLGRFGSVKEEFWGPIRLCAFEYAKRVWQKMCDKNDSMPLGFSGYLKLWALSNPVIETDFIFLDEAQDTNPVVKEVLERNAQHLQVVYVGDRHQQIYEWMGAVNAMEELGSNLPECSLTISFRFGQEIADSANKVLQFLGEKRRLSGNPILISCVGATVPDAILARTNATVITELINAIDQGMKPHIASRTKDELERLIKGVIELKAGRPTDVPEWFGFENWSEVIEFVQSGEDENLKTFVNLVQTRSEKQILWALGQTVEAKKADIAFSTAHQAKGLQWRNVRLADDFPASRISRTGKSIALEAEARLFYVAMTRAQECVQFNPATLELFSNRPVTPPSSG; translated from the coding sequence ATGAGACCGTTTATTTCTTATAGTATCCAAGAATTGGAACGCTTATTCGCGGAATCGTTCGATCGCGTTGACGCCTTGCAAAGGCTTCAGGCGGAGCTCGCTCACAGGAAGGTGCCGCGGGCAAAATCGCTCGCAGTAAAAGTATCCGAGCGACTTTGTTCACTCGGCTTCGGCGACTCTGAAACTAACCATTCGGATTCCGTCCACCAAAATGGTACTATTAATAAAAGACGGAGTCGCCAAAAACCATCAATCAGGCCAACGCCCGAACAGCTCGCCTGCCTTGAACGTTTTCAGAGCGGAGAATCTTTTAAGATTGCTGCGTTTGCCGGAATGGGAAAGACATCAACGCTACGCCTGTTGGCCGAGTCGACGCCCAGGCGAGGTATATATTTAGCGTTTAACAAAGCGGCTGCTTCGGAAGCCGCAGGCTCGTTCCCACATACCACGAACTGCCTAACCACAAGCGCACTCGCCTACCGTGCGATGTCACGAGATTATTCTCATCAGAAACTTACAGATCATATGAATGCAAATAAACTTGCGGAAATTCTAAATTTCAGGGACGTCCGGATTGGTCAAAGTGATCTGATGAAATCCCGAAGCCTCGCGGCCCTGGTACAAAAGACTTTACGAAATTTCATGTACTCAGATTCCGATCTAATTCAAATCGATCACGTTCCTCGACTTGGCCGCTTTGGGTCCGTTAAGGAAGAATTTTGGGGCCCAATAAGGCTCTGCGCCTTCGAATATGCCAAGCGAGTTTGGCAAAAGATGTGCGATAAAAACGACTCGATGCCACTTGGATTTTCCGGCTACCTTAAGCTTTGGGCTCTTTCGAATCCGGTGATCGAAACGGATTTTATTTTTCTCGATGAAGCGCAGGATACCAACCCCGTTGTCAAAGAAGTGCTGGAACGAAATGCGCAACACCTTCAGGTCGTTTACGTGGGCGACCGTCACCAGCAAATATATGAGTGGATGGGCGCAGTTAACGCGATGGAAGAATTAGGGAGCAATCTACCCGAATGCTCCTTGACTATCTCGTTTCGATTCGGACAAGAAATTGCCGATAGCGCAAACAAAGTGCTTCAATTCCTTGGGGAAAAACGTCGTCTTTCCGGCAACCCGATCCTTATCAGCTGCGTTGGAGCGACCGTGCCTGACGCTATCCTCGCTCGTACAAATGCAACGGTTATCACCGAATTAATCAACGCGATTGATCAAGGAATGAAACCCCATATCGCCAGCCGCACAAAAGATGAACTTGAAAGGCTGATCAAGGGCGTGATCGAATTGAAGGCGGGCCGCCCAACGGACGTTCCAGAATGGTTTGGATTTGAAAATTGGTCCGAAGTGATTGAGTTTGTCCAGAGCGGAGAAGATGAAAACCTCAAGACCTTCGTTAATCTCGTTCAAACCCGGAGCGAAAAACAGATTCTGTGGGCTTTAGGTCAAACCGTCGAGGCCAAGAAAGCGGACATCGCGTTTTCGACTGCTCACCAAGCAAAAGGGCTACAATGGCGGAATGTTCGCTTGGCAGATGATTTTCCAGCTTCGAGAATCTCCAGGACGGGCAAGTCAATAGCCTTAGAGGCAGAAGCAAGGCTGTTTTACGTCGCAATGACTCGAGCGCAAGAATGCGTGCAATTCAACCCGGCTACCCTGGAACTCTTTTCCAATCGTCCAGTCACACCCCCCAGCTCTGGTTAG
- a CDS encoding FAD-dependent monooxygenase: MSAEKIEDVLIVGAGPTGLSLAITLRCYGIPVRIIDRAAQPSSVSKALAIWSASLEAMQGMGVIDDFLRDGARLSALCIGDGGRQLARMEVGAGIDSPFPFPLLIPQSETERLLNARLSALGVTVERGVEFAELSQDENGVTATLKDASRTEVVRARYLVGCDGARSEVRRALDIPFEGSTEPQTFLLGDVRIDGGGLDHKNIYLWWRRGGTIALFPFEENTWRIFAMRETDSAADVPPTLDELQGHADRYGPPGMRLRDPSWLSAFRINERVAARYRVGRCFLAGDAAHVHSPAGGQGMNTGIQDAVNLGWKLAYARAGIGDPNLLLDSYEPERRAIAQNVVRAAEQKLHLAFSSGAAMRIVKDIAVSFLGNLPFVQKRLQIELSETEIVYHNGPLVALGAPPRNPARTDVGARARDAILTVEGKDQPLWPLLSESRHTLLLFEDAGSPMMSTAVATYLTDKLLGVLRFAPENDPKNHVRMRYAQQGPGWVLIRPDQVVAARGNGSDLTVLNRYLDRVLRPLKCSAIKADGARQTVGEA, from the coding sequence ATGTCCGCAGAGAAAATCGAGGATGTTCTGATCGTCGGCGCCGGCCCAACGGGTCTTTCGCTCGCGATCACGCTGCGTTGCTACGGGATCCCCGTGCGCATCATCGACCGGGCCGCGCAGCCGAGTTCCGTCTCCAAAGCGCTGGCGATCTGGAGCGCCAGCCTCGAAGCCATGCAAGGCATGGGCGTCATCGACGACTTTCTGCGCGATGGCGCGCGGCTCAGCGCGCTCTGCATCGGCGACGGCGGTCGACAACTTGCACGCATGGAGGTCGGCGCGGGCATCGACAGCCCATTTCCGTTTCCACTGCTCATCCCGCAGTCCGAGACGGAACGCTTGCTGAATGCGCGGCTGTCGGCTCTGGGCGTCACAGTCGAACGCGGGGTCGAATTCGCCGAACTCTCTCAGGACGAGAACGGGGTGACCGCGACCCTCAAGGACGCCAGCCGGACCGAAGTTGTGCGCGCCCGCTATCTCGTGGGTTGCGACGGCGCCCGCAGCGAAGTGCGCAGAGCGCTCGACATTCCTTTTGAAGGCTCCACCGAGCCTCAGACCTTCTTGCTCGGCGACGTGCGCATCGACGGCGGCGGGTTGGATCACAAGAACATCTATCTCTGGTGGCGCCGTGGCGGAACCATCGCGTTGTTCCCCTTCGAGGAGAATACCTGGCGCATATTCGCAATGCGCGAGACGGACTCGGCCGCCGACGTCCCGCCGACGCTCGATGAACTGCAAGGCCACGCCGATCGCTATGGGCCGCCGGGCATGCGGTTGAGGGATCCGAGCTGGCTGTCAGCGTTCCGGATCAACGAGCGTGTCGCCGCGCGCTATCGGGTCGGGCGCTGCTTCCTCGCGGGCGACGCCGCGCATGTCCACAGCCCCGCGGGCGGACAGGGGATGAACACTGGAATCCAGGACGCCGTGAACCTCGGCTGGAAGCTCGCCTATGCGCGTGCCGGGATCGGCGATCCGAATCTGCTGCTCGACAGCTATGAACCGGAGCGGCGGGCGATCGCGCAAAACGTGGTCAGGGCCGCCGAACAGAAACTGCATCTTGCTTTCAGCTCGGGCGCCGCGATGCGGATCGTCAAAGACATCGCGGTCTCGTTTCTCGGCAATCTGCCCTTCGTTCAGAAACGGCTCCAGATTGAACTCTCGGAGACCGAGATCGTCTACCATAACGGCCCTCTCGTCGCGCTCGGCGCGCCGCCGCGCAATCCGGCTCGCACTGACGTCGGCGCCCGAGCGCGCGACGCAATTCTGACCGTCGAGGGAAAGGATCAGCCTCTCTGGCCGCTCCTCAGCGAATCGCGCCATACGCTGCTCCTGTTCGAAGACGCCGGATCGCCGATGATGAGCACGGCGGTAGCGACCTACTTGACCGACAAGCTCCTGGGCGTTCTTCGCTTCGCTCCCGAGAACGATCCAAAAAATCACGTTCGTATGCGGTACGCTCAGCAGGGACCCGGCTGGGTCTTGATCCGTCCGGATCAGGTCGTTGCGGCGCGTGGAAACGGGAGCGACCTTACGGTGCTCAACCGCTATCTCGACCGCGTGCTACGGCCGCTGAAATGCTCGGCGATCAAGGCCGATGGCGCGCGGCAAACGGTGGGAGAAGCCTGA
- a CDS encoding TetR/AcrR family transcriptional regulator: MAAKDYLEKDNIESLTLRKIASLSAVSPPTVYAHFATMDELVAAFFLWLKPRLGLDRPLPPLAELPSMPERLFPLYDQYGALLRNLMNQPSWDRQRYADRDNRLGGWIAGIGGNFPDLTPTQLRRGALAIASYWSPTYWRWLMDTGRFTPEEAQAVASWGIQALIGALKADASGLDRLPASPAAGDATRTKDGEP, translated from the coding sequence ATGGCCGCTAAGGACTATTTGGAGAAGGACAACATCGAGAGCCTGACCTTGCGTAAGATCGCGTCGCTCTCTGCTGTTTCGCCGCCGACCGTCTATGCGCATTTCGCGACTATGGATGAGCTGGTCGCCGCTTTCTTCCTTTGGTTGAAGCCCCGACTGGGTCTCGACAGGCCACTGCCGCCGCTCGCCGAACTCCCGTCAATGCCAGAGCGACTGTTTCCCTTGTACGATCAATACGGAGCGCTGCTCCGGAACCTGATGAATCAGCCGTCCTGGGACCGTCAGCGTTACGCCGATCGCGATAATCGCCTGGGCGGCTGGATCGCAGGGATCGGCGGCAACTTTCCCGATCTCACGCCAACACAATTGCGCCGCGGCGCCTTGGCGATCGCCTCGTACTGGAGCCCGACCTATTGGCGCTGGCTGATGGATACGGGCCGCTTCACGCCGGAAGAGGCGCAAGCCGTCGCATCCTGGGGCATCCAGGCGCTGATTGGCGCCTTGAAAGCTGATGCGTCCGGCCTCGATCGATTGCCGGCCTCGCCAGCCGCTGGCGACGCAACTCGAACCAAGGACGGCGAGCCATGA
- a CDS encoding DNA polymerase III subunit chi has product MPEIAFYHLTRATVEQTLPTLLERSRARGWRAIVQAMSETRLQRLDADLWSYRPESFLPHGTKADGAPEAQPVYLTCENDNPNDADVRFFVEGARIAPALAGSGAPRERAALLFDGRDDAELADARAQWKELRDLGYSLVYHQQSESGGWEEKAREPKS; this is encoded by the coding sequence ATGCCAGAGATCGCCTTCTATCATCTCACCCGCGCCACGGTGGAGCAGACGCTGCCAACGCTCCTCGAGCGTTCACGCGCGCGCGGCTGGCGCGCCATCGTGCAGGCGATGAGCGAAACGCGCCTCCAGCGGCTAGACGCCGATCTCTGGTCGTACCGTCCGGAAAGCTTTCTCCCGCACGGGACGAAAGCGGACGGCGCGCCGGAGGCGCAGCCGGTCTATCTCACCTGCGAGAACGACAATCCCAATGACGCAGATGTGCGATTCTTCGTGGAAGGCGCGCGCATCGCCCCGGCGCTCGCCGGCTCTGGCGCGCCGCGCGAACGCGCCGCGCTGCTTTTCGACGGACGCGACGACGCCGAACTTGCCGACGCGCGCGCGCAATGGAAAGAACTGCGCGATCTGGGCTATAGCCTCGTCTATCACCAGCAGAGCGAGAGCGGCGGATGGGAAGAGAAGGCGCGCGAACCGAAGTCCTAG
- a CDS encoding class I SAM-dependent methyltransferase, with amino-acid sequence MGREGARTEVLGEDFAERRVRARERLDAVDPHKRPGGIEADPKRQEWFEAVYALAEDDPAAVPWAHLEPRPLLEDWLAARSLVGLRALDVGCGLGDNAEALARAGAHVLAFDLVERAVQWARERFPQSAVDYRVADLFNAPSEWRGAFDFVHELYTLQALPETLLPDAARALASFVAPGGTLLVISRARDNGEDLGGPPWPLARRDIESLAVDGLRLVALEDIPASGGLARHWRAEFRRGEAGG; translated from the coding sequence ATGGGAAGAGAAGGCGCGCGAACCGAAGTCCTAGGCGAAGATTTCGCCGAACGCCGCGTCCGGGCGCGCGAAAGGCTCGACGCCGTTGATCCGCATAAGCGTCCCGGCGGGATCGAGGCCGATCCCAAGCGCCAGGAATGGTTCGAGGCCGTCTACGCTCTCGCCGAGGACGATCCGGCGGCCGTGCCCTGGGCGCATCTTGAGCCGCGCCCGCTGCTTGAGGATTGGCTGGCCGCGCGCTCGCTCGTCGGCCTTCGCGCGCTCGACGTCGGCTGCGGACTGGGCGACAACGCCGAAGCGCTGGCGCGCGCCGGCGCGCATGTCCTCGCGTTCGATCTCGTCGAGCGGGCCGTGCAATGGGCGCGCGAGCGGTTTCCGCAGAGCGCGGTCGACTATCGCGTCGCCGATCTCTTCAATGCGCCATCGGAATGGCGCGGCGCCTTCGATTTCGTGCATGAGCTTTATACGCTGCAGGCGCTTCCCGAGACGCTTCTGCCCGACGCCGCGCGGGCGCTCGCTTCCTTTGTCGCGCCGGGCGGAACGCTGCTCGTCATTTCGCGGGCGCGCGACAATGGCGAAGACCTTGGCGGCCCGCCATGGCCGCTTGCGCGGAGGGACATCGAGTCGCTCGCCGTCGACGGACTTCGGCTGGTTGCGCTGGAGGATATTCCGGCAAGCGGCGGCCTCGCGCGCCACTGGCGCGCCGAGTTTCGTCGCGGCGAGGCTGGCGGGTGA
- a CDS encoding ABC transporter ATP-binding protein, whose protein sequence is MSAPLLSVESVSKKFGAVVAIEDVSLDVGAGEFFALLGPSGCGKTTLMRCIAGFESPDAGTIALSGVDLSGVPPYRRPVNMMFQSYALFPHLNVFENIAFGLRRQGRTRDAIGARVNELLAMTQLSAFGHRRIDELSGGQKQRVALARALAPRPKMLLLDEPLAALDRKLREETQFQLKEIQRLTQTSFVIVTHDQDEALALADRIAVMRAGRVEQVAGPMEIYDRPATRFVAGFVGETNFIEGRLDRKGAAALVAEFGRIPCEPGDFPDGARATLSVRPERIGVAREGEGIAGFVENFVFRGETTLLRVRVASNIVLRAAASHGERHAIGDSVRLSFPPGAGTLLKEEPLG, encoded by the coding sequence GTGAGCGCGCCGCTGCTGTCGGTTGAAAGCGTCAGCAAAAAATTCGGCGCGGTCGTTGCGATCGAGGACGTGTCGCTCGACGTGGGGGCTGGCGAATTCTTCGCGCTGCTCGGGCCGTCGGGCTGCGGCAAAACCACGCTGATGCGTTGCATCGCGGGTTTCGAGTCGCCGGACGCCGGAACGATCGCGCTGAGCGGCGTCGATCTTTCCGGCGTGCCGCCCTATCGGCGACCCGTGAACATGATGTTTCAGTCCTATGCGCTGTTTCCGCATCTCAATGTCTTTGAGAACATCGCCTTCGGTCTGCGACGGCAAGGGCGGACGAGAGACGCCATCGGCGCGCGCGTCAACGAATTGCTTGCGATGACGCAGCTTTCGGCTTTTGGCCATCGGAGAATCGACGAGCTGTCCGGCGGACAGAAGCAGCGCGTCGCGCTGGCGCGGGCGCTCGCGCCGCGTCCGAAAATGCTGTTGCTCGACGAGCCGCTGGCCGCGCTCGATCGCAAGCTGCGCGAAGAGACGCAGTTTCAGCTCAAGGAAATCCAGCGGCTGACGCAGACGAGCTTCGTCATCGTCACGCATGATCAGGACGAGGCGCTGGCGCTTGCCGACCGCATCGCGGTGATGCGGGCGGGCAGGGTGGAGCAGGTCGCCGGGCCGATGGAGATATACGACCGGCCCGCGACGCGTTTCGTCGCCGGCTTCGTCGGCGAAACGAATTTCATCGAGGGACGCCTCGACCGCAAGGGCGCTGCGGCGCTGGTCGCCGAGTTTGGACGCATCCCCTGCGAGCCTGGAGATTTTCCCGACGGCGCGCGGGCGACGCTCAGCGTGCGCCCCGAGCGGATCGGCGTTGCGCGCGAAGGCGAGGGAATCGCAGGCTTCGTCGAGAACTTCGTGTTTCGCGGCGAAACGACGCTGCTGCGGGTGCGCGTCGCCAGCAACATCGTTCTGCGCGCGGCGGCAAGCCATGGCGAGCGCCACGCGATCGGCGACTCCGTGAGGCTCAGCTTCCCGCCTGGCGCCGGCACGCTTCTCAAGGAGGAGCCGTTAGGATGA
- a CDS encoding ABC transporter permease — protein MSARRRLSLGERLVIAAPYLWIGAFFLAPMLLIAKISVSQSVLARPPYRPIFEPSDGLAAIWAKAQTFSFDAYRALMSDTLYLESYLSSLTIAAVSTLITLIIAYPFALAMARAPERLRPMLIGLAAAPFWTSFLIRVYAWIALLKDEGLINDALMALGLISAPLQMFATTGAVVVGIVYSYLPFMLLPLYAALERQDPSLREAAADLGASPAQVFLRVTLPLSREGVVAGALLVFIPAVGEFVIPDLLGGSETLMIGRTLWNDFFSNHDWPAASAAAIALVAVLMIPLLLWERARLADEDDAR, from the coding sequence ATGAGCGCGCGCCGCAGACTTTCGCTGGGCGAGCGGCTGGTGATCGCGGCGCCTTATCTGTGGATAGGCGCCTTTTTCCTTGCGCCGATGTTGCTCATCGCCAAGATTTCCGTTTCGCAGTCGGTGCTCGCGCGCCCGCCCTATCGGCCGATTTTCGAGCCATCCGACGGTTTGGCGGCCATCTGGGCCAAGGCGCAGACCTTTTCGTTCGACGCCTATCGCGCGCTGATGAGCGACACGCTTTATCTCGAATCCTATCTTTCCTCGCTCACCATCGCCGCGGTCTCGACGCTGATCACGCTGATCATCGCCTATCCTTTCGCGCTCGCCATGGCGCGCGCGCCCGAGCGCCTGCGTCCCATGCTCATCGGCCTTGCCGCGGCCCCGTTTTGGACGAGCTTTCTCATCCGCGTCTACGCCTGGATCGCGCTTTTGAAGGACGAGGGATTGATCAACGACGCGTTGATGGCGCTTGGCCTCATTTCGGCGCCGCTGCAAATGTTCGCGACAACCGGCGCCGTCGTCGTCGGCATCGTCTACTCCTATCTGCCCTTCATGCTGCTGCCGCTCTACGCAGCGCTGGAGCGCCAGGACCCCAGCCTTCGCGAGGCGGCGGCGGATCTCGGGGCGTCGCCGGCGCAAGTGTTTTTGCGCGTGACGCTGCCGCTTTCCCGCGAGGGCGTCGTTGCGGGCGCGCTTCTCGTCTTCATTCCCGCGGTCGGTGAATTCGTCATTCCGGATCTCCTCGGCGGCTCCGAGACGCTGATGATCGGGCGAACCTTGTGGAACGACTTCTTCTCCAATCACGACTGGCCGGCGGCCTCCGCCGCGGCGATCGCGCTCGTCGCTGTGTTGATGATTCCGCTGCTGCTGTGGGAGCGGGCGCGGCTTGCAGATGAGGACGACGCCCGATGA